CGCCCCAGTTTCGCGGCCTGCCGTTCGGTGAACGGCTCGCCCCGCACCGTGGCGTCCACTCCGATGCGCCGCTGCGCCTCGGCCTCCTGGCGTGCGGTGGCGTCCCGCAGCAGGAACCCGCCGAGGAGCAGCGTGCACACCACGGCGAAGATCCCCAGCAGGAGCGCCGACTTTCCTTTGCGGGCGATGAGGCTGTACGCGGCCCGCTTGGCGAAGTTCATGTCGTCAGCAGAGCAAAGGGGCGTTTGCGGCCACGTAAAGGATGTTGCGGGCGGATAAGAATCCCCGGTCGGAGCAGGTCGTGGCAGGTCGGAGCCAGACCTGGGGTCTGCCGGAGCGCCGCCCCGGGGACGCTCCTTATGTGGCTGCAATAGCCGGCTTGCTTCCATGGGGATCATGAGGGTTCTGGTAGCCGAAGACCACCGGGTGCTGGCGCGCACCATCGCGACCGGCCTGCGCCGCCAGTCGATGGCGGTGGACGTCGCCGAGACCGGCGACCAGGCCGAGCGGATGTGTCTGCTGACCGACTACGACGTACTGGTCCTGGACCGCGATCTGCCGGTGATGACCGGCGACGAGGTGTGCCGGCGGCTGCGGGAGCTGCGGGACCCGCCCCGCATCCTGCTGCTCACCGCCGCCGCCGGGATCACCGACAAGGTGTACGGGCTGCAGGAGCTGGGCGCCGACGACTACTTGGCCAAGCCCTTCGACTTCGCCGAACTCGTGGCCCGGGTCCGCGCCCTGTCCCGGCGCGCGCCCAAGCCGTCGCCGGTCGTGCTGCGCCACGGGGGCATCACCCTGGACCGCGCCAGACGTGGGGTCGAGGTGGACGGTTGCCCGGTCGGGCTCACCCCCAAGGAGTTCGCCGTGCTCCAACTGCTTCTGGAGGCCCACGGTGACCACGTCTCCCACCGGGACCTGGTCCGCACCGTCTGGGACGAACACCTGGACCCGCGCACCAGCGCCGTGCGGACCACCGTCAGCAGACTGCGCGGCAAACTGGGCGGTCCGGGCGTCATCACCGCCGACGCGGGTCTTGGCTACCGTCTGCACGGCGTCCCCGGGCCGCTGCGATGAGCCGGCCTCGCGCCCTCGACGCGCGTGACGTCCTGTCCCGACTCCCCTTCCGTACCCGGCTCGCGGTCGCCTTCAGCGCGCTGTTCCTGCTGGCCGGAACGGCCCTGCTCGCCTTCGTCGTGGTCCTGGCCCGGTACGGCACCGCGCGGCAGGTGGCGGGCATCGAGGCGGAGCCCGTGGGGGACGGCATCTCCCTGCGGAAGGTCGACACGACGGTGCGGGCGGTCCAGGACGCGGCCTTGGAACAGATGGTCCTGTGGTCCGGCATCGGCCTGATCGTCATGGCGCTCCTCGCCGGGCTGACCGGCTGGTGGCTCGCCGGGCGCGCACTGCGGCCGGTCGCCGCCGTGACCGAGGCCGCCCGCCGGATCGGTGACACCAACCTGGACGAGCGGCTGGCCCTGACCGGACCGGACGACGAACTGCACCGCCTCGCCGACACCTTCGACACCATGCTGGACCGGCTCCAGCGGGCCTTCGACAGTCAGCGCCGTTTCGTCGCCAACGCCTCGCACGAGCTGCGCACCCCGCTCGCCGCGCAGCGGGCGAGCATCGAGGTCGGGCTGGCCGACCCGCTCCCCGGCCACCTCGTCGGGGTCCGCGACGACCTGCTCACCACCAACCGCGAGGCCGAACAGCTCATCGCTGCCCTGCTCCTGCTCGCCCGCAGCGAGCGCGGGCTGGAAGAGACGGAGCCCGTCGATCCGACGGGGATCATCGCCACCTCGATCACCGAACTCCGCCCGCTCGCCGCGGAGATGGCGGTGGAGATCCACGCCCCCGTCGGCACCCTCCTCCCGCTGAACGGCGATCCGGTACTGCTGCGCCACCTGATCACGAACCTGCTCCGCAACGCCGTCCAGTACAACCGCCCTCGGGGCCGTGTCGACGTGAGCCTGACCGGCCGCACCCTCACCGTCACCAACACCGGCGGTCCCGTGGACCCCGCCCGGCTCGACGACCTCTTCGAACCGTTCCGCCGCCTGGGGCAGGACCGCGTCGGCACCACCGGCCACGGCCTGGGCCTGTCCATCGTCCGCTTCATCGCCCACGCCCACGGCGCACAGGTCACCGCACGACCGGGGCCGGACGGCGGCCTGCGCATCGGGGTCACGTTCCCGTGACTCGCCGAGCCGAGGAAAAGGCCATCTCCCCGACACCTGGACGGCGTTCATCGCCGCGTTTCCGGCATGTGTGGGGCAGATCTCGTCAGTGTGACATAACTCCATGTCAGAGAGGTGCTGAGGCCGCTCCGGGCGCCCCGCACAGGCCACTTCGCGTCGCCAGGACGCGAGGCCGGCGCTAGCGTCGTACTAAAATTCCACGCTTGTTCGGAGCTGAGTGGAATATCCCCAGGCATACCTGCGGGCCCGCCTGCTCCCCCGGTGCGTCCGGGTACGACATGTGAGGACCCGATGGCAGCCCTCCAGCATGGCCCCGCGTTCCAGTTGTCCGACGACGAGGTACGGGCCGAGTTCGGCGACCGGGCCCGGTTCTCCGCGGCGTCCGCACCTTCACCGCGCACGCTCGTCGACATCCTCGACGCCTCCGTGCGCGCGTACCCCGACGAGCCCGCCCTCGACGACGGCCGCCGGGCCCTGACCTACCGCGAGCTGGCCATAGAGGTCGAGGCGTTGCGGCGGCGGCTGAGTGAGGCGGGTGTCGGTCCCGGGGACCGTGTCGGCGTGCGGGTGCCGTCCGGCAGCAATGAGCTGTACGTGGCGATTCTGGCTGTCCTGGCCGCCGGGGCCGCCTACGTGCCGGTGGACGCCGAGGACCCCGACGAGCGCGCCGAACTGGTCTTCGGGGAGGCCGGCGTACGGGCCGTCGTCGGGGCCGGGCACGAGCTGACCGTCGAAGGGCGCAGTGAGGAGCCCGCCGCACGGCCGGGGACCGAGCACGACGCGTGGATCATCTTCACCTCCGGTTCGACGGGCAGGCCCAAGGGTGTGGCCGTCAGCCATCGCAGTGCCGCCGCCTTCGTGGACGCCGAGGCCCGTCTCTTCCTCACCGACGACCCGATCGGGCCCGGCGACCGGGTCATGGCCGGGCTGTCCGTCGCCTTCGACGCCTCCTGCGAGGAGATGTGGCTGGCCTGGCGGTACGGAGCCTGTCTGGTGCCCGTGCCGCGCTCCCAGGTGCGCAGCGGGGCCGACCTCGGGCCGTGGCTGGTCGAGCAGGAGATCACCGTCGTCTCCACCGTGCCGACGCTGGCCGCCCTGTGGGAGCCGGAGGCGCTGAACGAGGTACGGCTGCTGATCTTCGGCGGTGAGGCCTGCCCGCCCGAGCTGGTGCAGCGCCTGGTCACCGAGGGGCGGGAGGTGTGGAACACCTATGGGCCCACCGAGGCCACCGTCGTCGCCTGTGCCTCGCTCATGACCGGCGACGAGCCCATCAGGATCGGGCTGCCGCTCGACGGGTGGGAGCTGGCCGTGGTCGACGAGGCGGGGGACCCCGTGCCCATGGGTGGCAGCGGGCAGCTCGTGATCGGGGGCGTGGGACTCGCCCGCTATCTCGACCCGGAGAAGGACGCCGAGAAGTACGCCCCGCTCGAATCGCTCGGCTGGGAGCGCGCGTACCGCAGCGGTGACCTGGTCAAGGCGGAGCCGGAGGGGCTGGTCTTCCTCGGGCGGGCCGACGAGCAGATCAAGCTCGGCGGGCGCCGGATCGAGCTGGGCGAGGTGGACACCGCCCTCCAGGGGCTGCCCGGGGTCGCGGGCGCCGCCGCCGCCGTCCGTACCGCGCGCGGCGGGAACCAGCTCCTCGTCGGCTATGTCGTGCTCCAGGACGACACCCGGGACGACGACGCTCAGGACGACAGCACTCAGGACAGCGGCACCCGGAACAGCGGCCCTCAGGGCAGCGGGGGCCGGGAGCGCTGGGACCACGCGTCCGCCGTCGAGCGGCTGCGGGCCGAGCTGCCCGCCGCCCTCGTCCCGCTGATCGCCCTCGTGCCCGGGCTGCCGACCCGTACCTCCGGCAAGGTCGACCGGAACGCGCTGCCCTGGCCGCTGGAGAACCTGGCGACCGGCGGACCGGCCGAGCAGCTCTACGGGACCGAGGCCTGGCTCGCCGAGCAGTGGAGCGAGGTGCTGGGCATCCCGGTGTCCTCCGCCCGGGACGACTTCTTCTCGATCGGCGGGGGCAGTCTCGCCGCCGCCCAGCTCACCACGCGGCTGCGCACCCGCTACCCGAGCGCCGCCGTGCTCGACATCTACCAGCAGCCGGTGCTGCGCAAGCTGGCCCGGCATCTGGAGAAGTCAGCGCAGGGCGACGGGGCCGAGCGGCTGATCGCGCCGGTTCCGCGGCGGGCCCAGGCCGTCCAGCTGCTGGTGCTCGTGCCGCTCTTCGCGCTGGTCGGGCTGCGCTGGACGGTGGCGCTGGCCGCGCTCGGCAACGTGCTGCACTGGTTCGGGGCGTATCCGTGGGCGCCGACCGCCTCCTGGTGGCTCGTCGCCCCGTCGGCCGTCCTGCTCTTCAGTCCGCCCGGCCGGCTCGCGATCGGGGCGGGCGGCGCCCGGCTGCTGCTTCGCGGTGTACAGGCCGGCCGGTATCCGCGGGGCGGCAGTGTGCATCTGCGGCTGTGGACGGCCGAGCGGCTCGCCGAGTTCAGCGGGGCGACCTCGCTGACCGGGTCCTGGCTGGAGCGGTACGCGCGGGCGCTGGGCGCCAAGGTCGGTCCTGACGTCGATCTGCACTCGCTGCCGCCGGTGACCGGACTGCTGAAGCTCGGCCGTGGTGCCGCCGTGGAGTCCGAGGTGGACCTGTCGGGGCACTGGCTGGACGGCGACCGGCTGGAGATCGGCCCGGTCAAGGTCGGCGCACACGCCGTCGTCGGCACCCGCAGCATGCTCTTCCCCGGTGCCCGGGTCGGCAAGCGGGCCGAGGTGGCCCCCGGTTCCGCCGTCGCCGGGCACGTGCCGACCGGGCAGCGGTGGGCCGGTGCGCCCGCCGTCAAGCTCGGCAGGGCCAAGCGGGACTGGCCCAAGGAGCGGCCCCAGAAGGGCACGTACTGGCGGGTGATGTACGGGGCGACCGGCGTCGCGCTGACGATGCTGCCCGTGGTCGCGGGGCTCGCCGCGCTGCTCGTCGTGGGTGTCTTCGTCTCGCCGGACGCCGGGCTCGCCGACGCGCTGAAGGGCGCCGCCGTGGCGCTGGTGCCGGCGACGCTCGCCTTCGGTCTGACGTTCGCGCTGCTCCTGCTGGTGGCCGTGCGGCTGCTCAGCCTCGGGCTGCGGCCCGGTACGCATCCGACGCACAGCAGGACCGGCTGGCAGGCCTGGACGGTCACCCAGCTGATGGACCGCTCCCGCGAGACGCTGTTCCCGCTGTACGCCGGGCTCGTCACACCGGTGTGGCTGCGGCTGCTCGGGATGCGGATCGGGCGGGGCGCCGAGGTGTCCACCGTGCTCGCGCTGCCGAGCCTGACGACGGTCGGCGAGGGCGCGTTCCTCGCCGACGACACACTGACCGCGCCGTACGAACTGGGCGGCGGCTGGATGCGGATCGGACGGGCCGAGATCGGGCGCCGGGCGTTCCTCGGGAACTCCGGGATGACCGGACCCGGCCGCTCGGTGCCGGACGGCGGTCTGGTCGGGGTGCTGTCCGCGACCCCGAAAAAGGCCAAGAAGGGCAGCTCCTACCTCGGGCTGCCGCCGGTCAAGCTGCCGCGCTCCACGCAGGACGGCGACCAGAGCCTTACGTACGACCCGCCCGTGCGGCTGCTGTGGGCGCGCGGGCTCGTCGAGCTGTGCCGGATGGTGCCCGTCTTCTGTTCGGCGGCCCTCGCCGTGCTGACGGTGGCGGCGCTGAGCGCGCTCGGGGCGTGGGCCTGGGCGCTCGCCGGGGTGGTGCTGCTGGGCGCGGGGGCGGCTGCCGGGCTGCTGTCCGTGGTCGCGAAGTGGGTGCTCGTGGGGCGGCACCGGGCCGGTGAGCACCCGCTGTGGAGCGGTTTCGTGTGGCGCAACGAGCTGGCCGACACCTTCGTCGAGGTCGTCGCCGTGCCGTGGCTGGCCGGGTCCGTGCCGGGTACCCCCGTCATGAACCTGTGGCTCCGCGGCCTGGGCGCCCGGATCGGCAGGGGTGTCTGGGTGGAGAGCTACTGGCTGCCCGAGACGGACCTGGTGACACTGGAGGACGCGGCGACGGTCAACCGTGGCTGTGTGCTGCAGACCCACCTCTTCCACGACCGGATCTTGAGGACGGATACTGTGGTCCTCCGTGAGGGCGCCACCCTGGGCCCGGGCGGAATCGTTCTGCCCGGCAGCACCGTCGGGGCGCGCAGCACCCTGGGACCCGCGTCCCTCGTCATGGCGGCGGAATCCGTTCCCGACGACACCCGCTGGCTGGGCAACCCGATCGAGGCGTGGCGTTCCCCGGCGTGATGTTCCCGGGGGCGAGGCGCCTCGTGCGGTGCCCGGGGAAGGCCGACGGGCACGCCGTACGAGCACAGCGCAGGGAGCAGATACTTCAGTGGTGCAGCAGACAGTGGGAGCGGATCCGTACTTCCCGGCGAACGGCGATCCCCGTTACCGGGTCCATCGGTACGAACTCGCCCTGGACTACCGTCCGGGACCCAACCGGCTGTCCGGCAC
This sequence is a window from Streptomyces ortus. Protein-coding genes within it:
- a CDS encoding response regulator transcription factor, producing MRVLVAEDHRVLARTIATGLRRQSMAVDVAETGDQAERMCLLTDYDVLVLDRDLPVMTGDEVCRRLRELRDPPRILLLTAAAGITDKVYGLQELGADDYLAKPFDFAELVARVRALSRRAPKPSPVVLRHGGITLDRARRGVEVDGCPVGLTPKEFAVLQLLLEAHGDHVSHRDLVRTVWDEHLDPRTSAVRTTVSRLRGKLGGPGVITADAGLGYRLHGVPGPLR
- a CDS encoding sensor histidine kinase, producing MSRPRALDARDVLSRLPFRTRLAVAFSALFLLAGTALLAFVVVLARYGTARQVAGIEAEPVGDGISLRKVDTTVRAVQDAALEQMVLWSGIGLIVMALLAGLTGWWLAGRALRPVAAVTEAARRIGDTNLDERLALTGPDDELHRLADTFDTMLDRLQRAFDSQRRFVANASHELRTPLAAQRASIEVGLADPLPGHLVGVRDDLLTTNREAEQLIAALLLLARSERGLEETEPVDPTGIIATSITELRPLAAEMAVEIHAPVGTLLPLNGDPVLLRHLITNLLRNAVQYNRPRGRVDVSLTGRTLTVTNTGGPVDPARLDDLFEPFRRLGQDRVGTTGHGLGLSIVRFIAHAHGAQVTARPGPDGGLRIGVTFP
- a CDS encoding Pls/PosA family non-ribosomal peptide synthetase, whose product is MAALQHGPAFQLSDDEVRAEFGDRARFSAASAPSPRTLVDILDASVRAYPDEPALDDGRRALTYRELAIEVEALRRRLSEAGVGPGDRVGVRVPSGSNELYVAILAVLAAGAAYVPVDAEDPDERAELVFGEAGVRAVVGAGHELTVEGRSEEPAARPGTEHDAWIIFTSGSTGRPKGVAVSHRSAAAFVDAEARLFLTDDPIGPGDRVMAGLSVAFDASCEEMWLAWRYGACLVPVPRSQVRSGADLGPWLVEQEITVVSTVPTLAALWEPEALNEVRLLIFGGEACPPELVQRLVTEGREVWNTYGPTEATVVACASLMTGDEPIRIGLPLDGWELAVVDEAGDPVPMGGSGQLVIGGVGLARYLDPEKDAEKYAPLESLGWERAYRSGDLVKAEPEGLVFLGRADEQIKLGGRRIELGEVDTALQGLPGVAGAAAAVRTARGGNQLLVGYVVLQDDTRDDDAQDDSTQDSGTRNSGPQGSGGRERWDHASAVERLRAELPAALVPLIALVPGLPTRTSGKVDRNALPWPLENLATGGPAEQLYGTEAWLAEQWSEVLGIPVSSARDDFFSIGGGSLAAAQLTTRLRTRYPSAAVLDIYQQPVLRKLARHLEKSAQGDGAERLIAPVPRRAQAVQLLVLVPLFALVGLRWTVALAALGNVLHWFGAYPWAPTASWWLVAPSAVLLFSPPGRLAIGAGGARLLLRGVQAGRYPRGGSVHLRLWTAERLAEFSGATSLTGSWLERYARALGAKVGPDVDLHSLPPVTGLLKLGRGAAVESEVDLSGHWLDGDRLEIGPVKVGAHAVVGTRSMLFPGARVGKRAEVAPGSAVAGHVPTGQRWAGAPAVKLGRAKRDWPKERPQKGTYWRVMYGATGVALTMLPVVAGLAALLVVGVFVSPDAGLADALKGAAVALVPATLAFGLTFALLLLVAVRLLSLGLRPGTHPTHSRTGWQAWTVTQLMDRSRETLFPLYAGLVTPVWLRLLGMRIGRGAEVSTVLALPSLTTVGEGAFLADDTLTAPYELGGGWMRIGRAEIGRRAFLGNSGMTGPGRSVPDGGLVGVLSATPKKAKKGSSYLGLPPVKLPRSTQDGDQSLTYDPPVRLLWARGLVELCRMVPVFCSAALAVLTVAALSALGAWAWALAGVVLLGAGAAAGLLSVVAKWVLVGRHRAGEHPLWSGFVWRNELADTFVEVVAVPWLAGSVPGTPVMNLWLRGLGARIGRGVWVESYWLPETDLVTLEDAATVNRGCVLQTHLFHDRILRTDTVVLREGATLGPGGIVLPGSTVGARSTLGPASLVMAAESVPDDTRWLGNPIEAWRSPA